A single Trachemys scripta elegans isolate TJP31775 chromosome 20, CAS_Tse_1.0, whole genome shotgun sequence DNA region contains:
- the FHL3 gene encoding four and a half LIM domains protein 3 isoform X1 codes for MRCGRLSAGTMTEGFDCDNCKESLYGRKYIQMDMGPYCIPCYDAHFANTCEECKELIGHDCRELYYEDRHYHEHCFRCFRCDRSLADEPFTCQDEELLCNDCYCSEFSSKCVACEKTVMPGSRKLEYSGQTWHEHCFICSSCQQPIGSRSFIPDKKDYYCVPCYESKFAPRCTRCKKSLTKGGVTYRDEPWHKECFVCTGCKVPLAGQQFTSQEDNPYCVKCFGNLYAKKCSACAKPITGFGGGKYISFEDRHWHHNCFNCARCTSSLVGKGFIPHHDEILCRDCSSNL; via the exons ATGAG GTGTGGGAGGCTCTCGGCCGGCACCATGACGGAAGGTTTCGACTGCGATAACTGCAAGGAGTCCCTGTATGGGCGGAAGTACATCCAGATGGACATGGGCCCCTACTGCATCCCCTGCTACGATGCCCACTTCGCTAACACCTGCGAGGAATGCAAGGAGCTGATTGGCCACGActgcagg GAGCTGTACTACGAGGATCGCCATTACCACGAGCACTGCTTCCGGTGCTTCCGCTGCGACCGCTCTCTGGCCGACGAGCCGTTCACCTGCCAGGACGAGGAGCTGCTGTGCAACGACTGCTACTGCAGCGAGTTCTCCTCCAAGTGCGTCGCATGTGAGAAGACCGTCATGCCAG GATCCCGGAAACTGGAATACAGCGGACAAACCTGGCATGAGCATTGCTTCATTTGCAGCAGCTGTCAGCAGCCCATCGGGTCGCGGTCCTTTATCCCAGACAAGAAGGATTATTATTGCGTCCCCTGTTATGAGAGCAAATTTGCCCCCCGCTGCACTCGTTGCAAAAAG tcGCTGACCAAGGGAGGAGTGACTTACCGTGACGAGCCCTGGCACAAGGAGTGCTTTGTCTGCACTGGTTGCAAGGTCCCCCTGGCAGGCCAGCAGTTCACCTCCCAGGAGGACAACCCCTActgtgtgaagtgctttgggaacCTCTATGCCAAGAAGTGCAGCGCCTGCGCCAAGCCCATCACAG GCTTCGGAGGGGGTAAATACATCTCCTTTGAGGATCGTCACTGGCACCACAACTGCTTCAACTGTGCCCGCTGCACCAGCTCGCTGGTGGGGAAAGGCTTCATCCCGCACCACGACGAGATCCTCTGCCGCGACTGCAGCAGCAACCTATAA
- the FHL3 gene encoding four and a half LIM domains protein 3 isoform X2 has translation MTEGFDCDNCKESLYGRKYIQMDMGPYCIPCYDAHFANTCEECKELIGHDCRELYYEDRHYHEHCFRCFRCDRSLADEPFTCQDEELLCNDCYCSEFSSKCVACEKTVMPGSRKLEYSGQTWHEHCFICSSCQQPIGSRSFIPDKKDYYCVPCYESKFAPRCTRCKKSLTKGGVTYRDEPWHKECFVCTGCKVPLAGQQFTSQEDNPYCVKCFGNLYAKKCSACAKPITGFGGGKYISFEDRHWHHNCFNCARCTSSLVGKGFIPHHDEILCRDCSSNL, from the exons ATGACGGAAGGTTTCGACTGCGATAACTGCAAGGAGTCCCTGTATGGGCGGAAGTACATCCAGATGGACATGGGCCCCTACTGCATCCCCTGCTACGATGCCCACTTCGCTAACACCTGCGAGGAATGCAAGGAGCTGATTGGCCACGActgcagg GAGCTGTACTACGAGGATCGCCATTACCACGAGCACTGCTTCCGGTGCTTCCGCTGCGACCGCTCTCTGGCCGACGAGCCGTTCACCTGCCAGGACGAGGAGCTGCTGTGCAACGACTGCTACTGCAGCGAGTTCTCCTCCAAGTGCGTCGCATGTGAGAAGACCGTCATGCCAG GATCCCGGAAACTGGAATACAGCGGACAAACCTGGCATGAGCATTGCTTCATTTGCAGCAGCTGTCAGCAGCCCATCGGGTCGCGGTCCTTTATCCCAGACAAGAAGGATTATTATTGCGTCCCCTGTTATGAGAGCAAATTTGCCCCCCGCTGCACTCGTTGCAAAAAG tcGCTGACCAAGGGAGGAGTGACTTACCGTGACGAGCCCTGGCACAAGGAGTGCTTTGTCTGCACTGGTTGCAAGGTCCCCCTGGCAGGCCAGCAGTTCACCTCCCAGGAGGACAACCCCTActgtgtgaagtgctttgggaacCTCTATGCCAAGAAGTGCAGCGCCTGCGCCAAGCCCATCACAG GCTTCGGAGGGGGTAAATACATCTCCTTTGAGGATCGTCACTGGCACCACAACTGCTTCAACTGTGCCCGCTGCACCAGCTCGCTGGTGGGGAAAGGCTTCATCCCGCACCACGACGAGATCCTCTGCCGCGACTGCAGCAGCAACCTATAA